In Uranotaenia lowii strain MFRU-FL chromosome 2, ASM2978415v1, whole genome shotgun sequence, one genomic interval encodes:
- the LOC129746722 gene encoding glycerol-3-phosphate phosphatase-like, whose product MSAFTTLRNRIPTMFANSGTNLASLSRSQISDWLNSFDTVLTDCDGVIWVDNETLPHATDVINQFIKNGKKLFFVTNNSTKTRPEFVTKAVKMGFNVGEDNIISTAYLAAQYLKAQNFTKKVYVIGSTGITRELDAVGIRHTGIGADILQGTLADTVATFSPDPEVGAVIVGFDEHFSFVKMMKAASYLNDPNVIYIGTNTDERFPMPDRVIPGTGSIVNAVTTCAERLPTVMGKPNKYICDILEQEYKVDPARTLMIGDRCNTDILLGKNCGFQTLMVETGIHNAGDIAKFAKSDDAETRKLVPDVYTSKLGDLLEHLN is encoded by the exons ATGTCTGCCTTTACTACATTAAG AAATCGAATCCCAACAATGTTTGCTAATTCTGGAACCAATTTGGCCTCACTCAGCCGGTCCCAAATCTCGGACTGGTTGAACTCGTTCGATACCGTGCTGACGGATTGTGATG GTGTCATATGGGTGGACAATGAAACGCTGCCCCATGCCACCGATGTGATAAATCAGTTTATCAAAAATgggaaaaagttgttctttgtGACCAATAATTCGACGAAGACGAGACCCGAATTCGTTACCAAGGCTGTCAAGATGGGATTCAATGTTGGAGAG GATAACATCATTTCCACCGCCTATCTGGCGGCTCAGTATCTGAAGGCGCAAAATTTCACCAAGAAAGTGTACGTCATTGGTTCCACTGGCATCACCCGGGAACTGGACGCCGTAGGAATTCGGCATACCGGAATCGGGGCTGACATACTACAAGGAACCCTCGCCGATACGGTAGCCACTTTTTCTCCGGATCCGGAGGTAGGTGCAGTTATAGTTGGTTTCGATGAACATTTCAGTTTTGTAAAGATGATGAAAGCTGCCTCGTACTTGAACGATCCCAATGTCATCTACATTGGGACCAATACGGACGAACGGTTTCCCATGCCGGATCGGGTGATTCCTGGAACTGGAAGTATAGTCAATGCTGTAACAACCTGTGCGGAACGGTTGCCAACGGTTATGGGGAAACCTAATAAGTACATTTGTGATATTTTGGAGCAGGAGTACAAGGTCGATCCGGCTCGGACCTTGATGATTGGAGATCGGTGCAATACTGATATTTTGCTGGGGAAGAATTGTGGCTTTCAAACGTTGATGGTGGAAACGGGAATCCACAATGCCGGAGATATTGCAAAGTTTGCCAAATCGGATGACGCGGAAACTAGAAAACTTGTGCCAGATGTTTATACGAGTAAACTCGGGGATCTGTTAGagcatttaaattaa